The Vibrio tubiashii ATCC 19109 genome has a segment encoding these proteins:
- the ppx gene encoding exopolyphosphatase, giving the protein MTSDIRDVAAIDLGSNSFHMVVAKVIDQDLQLVSRHKQRVRLAAGLDAQKNLDNASIERGLECLAIFAERLQGFEQQNVRIAATHTLRQANNAHIFLQRAREVLPFPIEIIPGIEEARLIYLGVAHTQPESDSKLVVDIGGGSTEMIIGSGFEPQLINSKQMGCVSYTKRYFANGKLSKKNFAKAILAAEQKMESLAYRYKKKGWDVAFGSSGTIKAIREVLVGLGYEDGLINAKRLNEVIDTLCEWETIDEIELSGLTPERKPVFAAGVAILCAIVKSLKVTEIHFSEGALREGLLFEMEDSFKRSDIRMRTTENLASKHLVDLEHAAKIKGQATEFLQQVHKDLGIKKSSELFDLLEWSALLHEVGLSISLQAFHRHSAYILRNTYMPGFNREQQRVLAMLVRFQRKALKLHEMEEFTLFKKKHIVGLIRILRLAILVNGQRNDEPLPELKLSINGDKWSLTSQDENWLEANKLLDADLTSEQEYWLAAGWELSF; this is encoded by the coding sequence ATGACCTCGGACATTCGTGACGTTGCCGCTATAGATTTGGGCTCCAATAGCTTCCATATGGTGGTAGCGAAAGTCATTGACCAAGACTTACAACTTGTCAGCCGCCATAAGCAGCGAGTTAGGCTAGCTGCTGGGCTCGACGCACAAAAAAACCTAGACAATGCTTCTATTGAACGTGGATTAGAGTGCCTTGCGATTTTTGCTGAGCGCTTACAAGGCTTTGAGCAACAAAACGTTCGCATTGCAGCAACCCACACGCTTCGCCAAGCCAATAACGCACATATCTTTTTGCAGCGCGCTCGGGAAGTCCTCCCTTTTCCGATTGAAATTATTCCCGGCATTGAAGAGGCGCGCTTGATCTACCTTGGTGTGGCTCACACCCAGCCTGAATCAGACTCAAAACTGGTGGTCGATATTGGTGGGGGGAGTACTGAGATGATCATTGGAAGCGGATTCGAGCCCCAATTGATTAACAGTAAGCAAATGGGCTGCGTTAGTTACACCAAACGTTACTTCGCTAACGGCAAGTTATCTAAGAAAAATTTCGCTAAAGCTATTCTCGCCGCCGAGCAGAAGATGGAGTCTTTAGCCTATCGCTACAAGAAAAAAGGTTGGGATGTTGCTTTTGGTTCTTCTGGCACTATCAAGGCAATCCGAGAAGTTCTAGTAGGCTTAGGTTATGAGGATGGCCTCATCAACGCGAAAAGACTGAATGAAGTGATCGATACGCTGTGCGAGTGGGAAACAATTGATGAGATTGAGCTGAGTGGGCTCACCCCAGAACGTAAACCCGTCTTTGCCGCCGGCGTTGCTATCTTGTGCGCAATAGTAAAAAGCCTCAAAGTTACTGAGATACACTTTTCAGAGGGCGCACTACGTGAAGGTCTCCTGTTTGAAATGGAAGACAGCTTTAAACGCTCTGATATTCGTATGCGAACCACTGAGAACCTCGCCAGTAAACATCTCGTAGATTTAGAACACGCGGCAAAAATCAAAGGCCAAGCGACCGAGTTTTTGCAGCAAGTCCATAAAGATCTCGGCATCAAAAAAAGCTCAGAGCTGTTCGACTTGCTAGAGTGGAGCGCACTGCTACATGAAGTAGGGTTAAGTATCAGCCTGCAAGCTTTTCACCGTCATTCCGCATACATTCTTCGTAATACTTACATGCCGGGCTTTAACCGCGAGCAGCAACGTGTGTTAGCCATGTTGGTTCGATTCCAAAGAAAAGCCCTCAAACTGCATGAAATGGAAGAGTTTACCCTGTTTAAGAAAAAGCACATCGTCGGTTTGATACGTATTCTACGCTTGGCGATCTTAGTCAATGGTCAACGTAATGATGAACCGCTGCCAGAGCTTAAACTGTCTATCAATGGCGATAAGTGGTCACTCACTTCGCAAGATGAAAACTGGTTGGAAGCAAATAAATTGCTCGATGCGGACCTAACCAGTGAGCAAGAATATTGGCTGGCTGCCGGCTGGGAATTGAGCTTCTAG
- the phoR gene encoding phosphate regulon sensor histidine kinase PhoR, with protein MVERLTWKKLAWELAFFYTPWVIVGWIFGYMPWLLLAATVLQLVWHLHNQMRLSAWLWDEKRLTPPSGSGNWESLFNGIYRLQQRQRKKRKELTNLIRRFRNGAESLPDAVVVFRGEGNIVWCNKLAQHLLGFKWPDDSGQPISNLIRTPDFIKYLNKQDFSEPLEMRSPLNVERMLELRIVPYTEGEHLMVVRDVSQLKQLEGMRRNFFANVSHELRTPMTVLQGYLEMTEDPDMVVGPMWTKAHGVMTEQLNRMNSLVNQLLTLSKIEAAPMHELEEVVNVPAMLEVLEKEAASLSGELEHKLSFDVDSSLRVLGDDDQLRSAISNLVYNAVKYTPAGADIRVRWYQSAQGAHLEVEDSGDGIEPQHLHRLTERFYRVDKARSRDTGGSGLGLAIVKHALSHHDSHLEIQSEVNVGSKFSFILPPRLVVS; from the coding sequence GTGGTAGAACGGTTAACTTGGAAAAAGCTAGCCTGGGAGCTAGCTTTTTTTTACACCCCTTGGGTGATTGTAGGCTGGATTTTCGGATATATGCCGTGGTTGCTATTAGCTGCCACGGTTTTGCAGCTTGTATGGCATTTACATAACCAGATGCGCTTATCTGCTTGGTTGTGGGACGAAAAGCGTCTTACGCCACCTTCAGGCAGTGGTAACTGGGAATCGTTGTTTAACGGTATTTACCGTTTGCAGCAACGCCAACGTAAAAAACGCAAAGAGTTAACCAACCTAATTCGCCGTTTCCGCAATGGTGCAGAATCCTTACCGGATGCCGTGGTCGTGTTTCGCGGTGAGGGGAATATTGTCTGGTGCAACAAACTTGCCCAGCACCTACTTGGTTTTAAATGGCCCGATGATTCAGGTCAGCCAATTTCGAATCTGATTCGTACGCCGGATTTTATTAAGTACCTCAACAAGCAAGACTTTTCTGAACCACTTGAGATGCGTTCGCCGCTCAATGTTGAACGTATGCTTGAACTGCGTATCGTACCCTACACAGAAGGCGAGCACTTGATGGTGGTGCGTGACGTATCTCAGCTTAAACAGCTGGAAGGGATGCGTCGTAACTTCTTCGCCAATGTCTCTCATGAGTTAAGAACGCCAATGACGGTGCTGCAAGGTTACCTTGAAATGACCGAAGATCCAGACATGGTGGTTGGCCCAATGTGGACCAAAGCTCATGGCGTAATGACTGAGCAGCTCAATCGCATGAATAGCTTGGTTAATCAGTTGCTGACGCTATCTAAGATTGAAGCTGCGCCGATGCATGAGCTTGAAGAGGTCGTCAATGTCCCTGCGATGCTTGAAGTGCTAGAGAAAGAAGCGGCGAGTTTAAGCGGTGAGCTCGAACATAAATTGTCGTTCGATGTTGATAGCAGCCTGCGTGTATTAGGCGATGACGACCAGCTACGCAGTGCAATATCGAACTTGGTATACAACGCAGTGAAATATACTCCGGCAGGGGCAGATATTCGAGTTCGTTGGTATCAGTCTGCACAAGGTGCGCACTTAGAAGTGGAAGACAGTGGTGACGGTATTGAGCCGCAACACTTACATCGCCTGACTGAAAGATTTTATCGCGTTGATAAAGCTCGCTCTCGCGATACAGGCGGCAGTGGCTTAGGTTTAGCTATTGTAAAACATGCGCTTAGTCATCATGACTCACACCTTGAAATTCAAAGTGAGGTCAATGTCGGCAGTAAGTTCTCGTTTATTCTGCCACCGCGATTAGTGGTGAGTTAA
- a CDS encoding PstS family phosphate ABC transporter substrate-binding protein: MLLSVCISAFAADELPSYKKKSGITGSLTSVGSDTLAGMTTLWVEEFKELYPSVNGQVQASGSSTAPPALTERTAQFGPMSRPMRNREIEAFEREHGYKPTELRIAIDAIGIFVHRDNPIKGLNFSQLDSIFSATLRCGSTQHINTWSELGLDYQWAKRGMQLFGRNSVSGTYGYFKKNALCGGDFKNSVNEQPGSASVVQSVSSAINTIGYSGVGYQVSGVKLLPIAKQGQDYIQASQENILSGKYPLSRYLYVYVNKNPVKPLSPIEQEFIRFIYSKQGQALVAKDGYIPISTDIARRELAKVGISEEQ, from the coding sequence ATGTTATTGAGTGTCTGTATCTCTGCTTTTGCGGCGGATGAACTGCCAAGCTACAAGAAAAAGTCGGGGATTACGGGCAGCTTAACTAGTGTCGGCTCTGATACTTTGGCAGGTATGACGACCTTGTGGGTTGAGGAATTTAAAGAGCTATACCCGAGCGTTAATGGTCAGGTACAAGCTTCGGGCTCTTCGACTGCACCCCCTGCGCTGACTGAACGCACAGCGCAGTTTGGTCCTATGAGTCGGCCAATGCGAAATCGTGAGATCGAAGCATTCGAAAGAGAGCATGGCTACAAGCCGACTGAACTGAGAATTGCCATTGATGCAATTGGGATTTTTGTTCATCGCGATAACCCAATCAAAGGGCTGAACTTTTCACAGCTCGACAGTATTTTCTCGGCGACACTCCGTTGTGGTTCAACGCAACATATCAATACTTGGTCAGAGTTAGGTTTAGACTATCAGTGGGCTAAACGAGGCATGCAGCTGTTCGGCCGAAATTCCGTTTCTGGAACCTACGGCTATTTTAAGAAAAATGCACTTTGTGGTGGTGATTTTAAAAATAGTGTCAATGAGCAGCCAGGCTCGGCGTCTGTCGTTCAATCTGTCAGCTCTGCAATCAACACTATTGGCTACTCCGGTGTTGGCTATCAGGTTTCTGGAGTGAAGTTGTTACCGATAGCGAAACAGGGTCAAGATTACATCCAAGCGAGCCAAGAGAATATTCTATCAGGTAAGTACCCACTATCGCGCTACTTGTACGTCTATGTAAACAAGAACCCAGTTAAACCACTCAGTCCCATCGAGCAAGAGTTCATTCGCTTTATTTATTCAAAGCAAGGGCAGGCCTTGGTGGCGAAAGATGGTTATATTCCCATCTCGACGGACATCGCTCGCCGAGAGTTAGCGAAAGTCGGTATTTCGGAAGAACAGTAA